The stretch of DNA ACTGTTGATGGAGGCTTTGAAGAGAAGTCCTTCACAACAGACAGAAATGGAGCTGAGAAGGAGAAGACGGGGCAAGAAGAGGGCGGTGAAGTTCCTTTTTCAACCATTGAGCCTGAAAACGAGCTTTCCTTCCGTCTCACTTCCCCTCACAAGACGAGTAGTCGTGCCAGCTCTGCTGTTAAAACTATGATGAAGCCCATGTCTGCCCCGGGTTCACTGATGCACCAAGGCATGTCTGATGGTAGCAGTTATCTAAGAAGGAAGGCAGAGAGGGAAAGTGGAAGAACCCCAAAACAGAAGCTAAATTTCACTTTACCAGAACCAGAGAGGAACTTTAACGAGCTCTCCAACAGCAGCTGGTCTGAGATGAGCCCCTGGGTGATTGGCAACAACTATCACCTGTACCCTCTGACCCCAGAGATCGAACAGAGGCTCATGCTGCAGTATCTCACTCCTTTGGGAGAATATCAGGAGGTTAGTTCATTGCTATCGTGTTTCACTTGTCTTGTCATGGTCTTGCCAGCAGATGTCAGTAATAATTAATTTTGATCCTGTGACAGTATAAAATCCTGTTTTAGCCAGGTGACTTGCTTATATAGGAAACCATGGTAACGGCCAGGCTTTGTTTTGGATGCTGTACTGCAGGTTCTGGCAAAGAGCCATTTGAAGGATTCATAACCAAGCACAACAGTAGATTTGTGGATCTAAtggacattttttctttttctacctTCAGTTGCTGGCAGTGTTCATGCAAATGGGAGCTCGTGAGCTTCTCATGCATTACATGGATTTAAAGCAAACCAATGATGTGCAACTTACATTTGAGGCTCTAAAGGTAAACCTTCTGTGGCGATTGACACAACATGATGCCAAAACACAAGGTCAAAATCTGTTGGGCTTaaagctgtgcttttctctgtctgGACAGTATCTTGCATCTTTGTTGCTGCATAAGAAGTTTGCTGCAGAGTTTGTAGCTCATGGAGGAGTTGAGAAGTTGCTGGAAATTCCCAGGCCATCAATGGCTGCTACCGGAGTGTCTCTGTGCCTCTACTACCTTGCCTATAACCAGGATGCCATGGAGAGGGTACGAAACAGATACACAGCACAAAAATCCTCTTTTAATTTAGTGTTTTTAGTCGGTGTCATTTGATTGCATTGGGTCTTGGTATCAGGTAAACAGTGTCaaacatatacaacaacatTAACCTTTTTAACTGTCATCTTTCATTTAACAAAACATCAAAAAGGCAACCTAAGGACCCCCAAGATTAATGACACGTCTACACGTGCTGGTGCTTAAttaatcaataatcaataattaTATTACCAGCTTCACTCCTATGGAAGCAGGAAGCATGCTTAGAATTGCCCACATTTTTGTCAAATCAATAATGACACAATGCAAAACTGTCTTCTTATTTCCATCATACAGTTTATTCACAAATCATCTTTTATCTACGTAGCTGAAGATGATATCATCGTGTTGTAGAAGCAGTTGCTGTCTTTGACTCCTTGCCGTGTCCTCTCCTCTCAAGGTGTGCATGCTGCCACACTCCATCCTGTCTGATGTGGTTGGTTACACGCTGTGGCTGCTGGAATGCTCCCATGCATCCGGCTGCTGCCACGCCACCATGTTCTTCTCTATCTCTTTTTCTTTCCGTGCTGTGctggagctgtttgacaggcaGGATGGGCTCCGACGCCTCGTCAATCTGGTAGGACAAAGCAACAGCCCACTACATATGATCCTCAGAATGTCAACTTAATCATGTATATGAAAATACTTCTAAAAGAACTGATAAAAACAGCAGTCACTGTACTGAAAATGGAACGCATGCTGAAAATGTCTGTCAGATCAGTACGCTGGAGATCCTGAACCCTGAAGACCAGGGAGCGCTGCTGAGTGATGATGAGATCTTCTCCAGTAGGCAGACGACCAAGCACACCTGCATGGCTCTGCGCAGGTACTTTGAGGCCCATCTGGCCATCAAGGTGGAGCAGGTGAAACAATCCCTGCAGCGCACAGAGGGTGGTGCCCCGATTCACTCCCAGCCGTATTACAAGgtaaacagagaggagagatcTTTGATTACTGTTACAGAACACTTGGTTTTTGAAGTAAGCCTATGTACTGGCAATTATGAtcgaaaaaaaacatttcacagaTGTAACCATAGTTCTCGTTTCGTTCCACAGGCAGTCAGCTATAGCCGTGAGCAGGTGGTGGAAATGATGGAGTTCCTGATAGAGTACGGTCCACTCCGGCTGTACTGGGAACCAGCAGAGGTCTTTCACAAGCTGTCTtgtgtccagctcctcctgcaacTTATTTCAACTGCCTGCGACTGGAGGACCTACTATGGCAGGTATTCACAAGAAcaattttgttttcttcttcacctTTTTACATCTTTTAGCAGACATGGAGTTATTAGTACTATTGTGATGTAATGATTCGTTCATCCCATGCAGGAGTGATACTGTGCGTTATGCCCTTGACATCCTGAGCATCCTCACAGTTGTTCCAAAGACTCAGCTGTTGTTGTCTGAGGCTGTCGCTGTGCTTGATGAGGGAGGATCGACTGTTTCTACTGTTGGTAAGAGCAGCAAACATTCCTCAATCACAAAGTTAAAAATAATCAAACTGAAGTATTTCCTAATTTTATGCAAAAAAAGTGttaagaaaatatttaaacacagagaataGTCACTAATGTATTCATACTATTAGATGTTTTGCAAGATGGAGACTTAAAGTGATTATGTGACTCCATTTTGCAAATATATGTAGAGATAATACTGAAAGTCATTCCCTTCCACACAATGTTATGCTGCATTTCTTCATTCTTTTAGTCTTTTTTGTAAAATCTGAGTCCAGCTCAACTGGTACATGGTGTGTTTCATCTAATTGTTGGCTTTGTCTCGCAGGAATGAGTATTGTCTTGGCAGTAGCAGAGGGAGAGGTGTTTGTAAATGATGCAGAGATTCAGAAGTCGGCTCTGCAGGTTGTCATCAACTGTGTCTGTGCTCCAGACAAGCGCATGTCCAGCATTGGCAAGTTCATTGCAGGCACCCCCCGCCGCcggctgccccagcagaccaaaGCTAATGAAAGTGTGCTCTCCAAGATGTGGAATGTGGTGCAGTCCAACAATGGCATCAAGGTAGCTGCTTGATTCCGTATGACAGCGTATGAAGTGTTGCCACTATagcaatatatttatatatatatatataaacacacacacacacacacacacacacacacacacacacacacacacacacacacacacacacacacacacacacacacatacatatacatgttCCATATTGGAAGAACAAGAAATCTATAACTCTGTAAGTCAGACAGTGAAATTGGTATTAAGGAACAAACCAACTCACCAACCTACAGCCAGATAGTTAGTTAGTTATCTTTTGGCTTAAGTCCTGCACCACAAAGCAGGGTCCATTTTCACAAGGCTAAATCACCATGGTAACCTGTGCTGCAGGGCTAACCTGCTGCAAAGCAAATTAACTTCAGAGGCCTGACCATCAGAAGAATGGACAAACAGTCAAACGAATCTCaacaatgaaatgaaagatAACTAGGAATATTGGTTTATTTTGACAGATTTGTTCCATCCTGTTAACAGTCTAATCTCATCTATCTAATCAGAACATTCACTTTAGATTTGTCAGCCATCGCTCTTAACGTCCACCCTGTGTGTCCTGTAGGTGCTGTTGTCTCTCCTGACAGTGAAGATGCCTATCACGGATGCGGATCAGATCCGAGCGCTGGCCTGTAAGGCCCTGGTGGGTCTGTCTCGCTCCAGCTCCGTTCGTCAGATCATTAGCAAGTTGCCTTTGTTCAGCAGTGGACACATCCAGCAACTCATGAAGGAGCCCGTCCTCCAGGACAAACGCAGCGAGCACGTCAAGTTCTCCAAGTTTGCAGCTGAGTTAATAGAAAGGATTTCTGGAAAACCTCTGCTGATCGGCACCGACGTGTCTCTCGCGTGGCTCCAGAGAGCCAGTGTGGTCGCTCAGTCCAGGATCACCTTCCCGGAGAAAGAGCTGCTGTTGCTTATTAGGAACCACCTCATGGCCAAAGGCCTTCATGACACGGCCACTACGCTCACCAAGGAGGCAGAGCTCCCGATGGCCTGTCTGTCTCATTCTTCACACTCAgcttctgcttttcctcctgttgctcctcctccagctgcctctcctGTTGCTACTCTCCCCCGTACACCACGGCTGGCCAATGGTGTTGTGTCAAGACTCACAAACCATCCCTCTCACTCGTCCACACCAGGATCTAGTCATTCACAAACTCGTCCCTCTATATCTCAACCTCCTGGCTCTTGTCCCGCCGCCTTCCCGTCGACATCTGTCCACCACTGTAACAACGGCTCGCCGCTGATTGGACGGATTGTTTTCTCCCGTGAACGGCAAACGGGGTGTGGAACAGTGAGCTGCAAAAAACCCCGGGTGCTGAGGCAGAAGTCTGACCACGGCGCCTTCAGCCAAACCCCAGCCATGAAGAAGCAGTTTGACAGGCACCTGCCCTCTCCCCCTGCCTTAGACAGCATTATCACAGAGTATCTGAGGGAACAGCACGCACGCTGTAAGAACCCTGTCACAACATgccctcccttctctctcttcaCTCCACATCAGTGCCCTGAGCCCAAACAGAGACGACAAGCACCCATCAACTTTACATCCCGCCACACGCGGAGAGTTATCTATCCTAAATATGGAGGAGTAGACGGAGGTTGCTTTGATAGACATCTCATCTTTAGCAGgtggcttctctctctctctctctcgttagAATCCCATTTTCTTTAAGCGCTAGTTATGATTATACATGACCTTCCTTCACAAATATGCGTCTGTATACTGTGTTTCCCAGGTTCCGTCCCATCTCTGTGTTCAGGGAGGCAGACGAGGACGAGAGTGGATTCATGTGTTGTGCCTTCTCAGCTCGCGAGCGGTTCCTGATGCTTGGAACGTGCACAGGGCAGCTCAAACTCTACAACGTGTTTACAGGCCAGGAGGAAGCCAGCTACAACTGTCACAACTCAGCCATCACTCACCTCGAACCCTCAAGGGTCAGAACTACACAAATATGACAACTTATGTAGGCATtaaactgctgttttttttttttcttcattcctTAACCATGATGCTTTGTATTTTCAGGATGGCTCTCTGCTCCTTACATCAGCCTCTTGGAGTTATCCTTTGTCTGGACTGTGGGGTATGAAATCAGTATTTATCATGAAGTAAGTCGCTTTTGCAAAGGAGTAACTTTTTTTACCAGCTGCATCAAAATGCATATATTTTAAAATCTCAGATGTCAAAACCAAATAGCCAGAATGTACATAAATTCATTGACTTCTGCCTGACTACAAATGCAATTAGTTCAGTTGGTGATTACGCCTTCCTCTTGTACTGTACAGCTTGGTCTAGTCAGTGGTACACCATCTTTATGCTGTCAAGACAAGGAGCAGGGAAAAGAGACATGTTGTTTAATTATGCACACTAACAGCCCGAAGGCTGCAGTTTTTAGTTCATGGAAGCACTTGGCTTAATTGATTTGCACAGTTTAACCAAAGCAAAATGAGGAATGCAGATAAACTcccctttttatatttaaatgtgaaatgttgaTCTTTTCGTTTCAGGCATTCCTTTCTGGGTGATCATTACGTGGAGTTCAGTAAACTGTCACAAGATCGTGTCATTGGGACTAAGGAACATGTCGCACGagtatgtaatatatataatatgagtAAGATGAGATATACAGGACAGTGTTTCCCCTAGGATCATGGCTTTGGGAGGGAGCGTGTGTGGAATcatagtgtttgttttttttaatta from Betta splendens chromosome 7, fBetSpl5.4, whole genome shotgun sequence encodes:
- the LOC114858393 gene encoding DDB1- and CUL4-associated factor 1-like — translated: MASASASVDSKAELTNLLEQWEKDQQGSTQELVNILTKISELVEKETEEYHKADPDPFDDRHPGRADPECVLGHLLKILFKNDDFMSALVNSYVMTSREFSLNAAACRLLQNIMPGLETAVVFQEKEGIVERLFKWAQEAEQPLRIYATGLLAGAMENQDIAANYREENSVLVPLMLHRLRELQDKDAENKRDIKRPSPRKTLSEPLLPLDEETVDGGFEEKSFTTDRNGAEKEKTGQEEGGEVPFSTIEPENELSFRLTSPHKTSSRASSAVKTMMKPMSAPGSLMHQGMSDGSSYLRRKAERESGRTPKQKLNFTLPEPERNFNELSNSSWSEMSPWVIGNNYHLYPLTPEIEQRLMLQYLTPLGEYQELLAVFMQMGARELLMHYMDLKQTNDVQLTFEALKYLASLLLHKKFAAEFVAHGGVEKLLEIPRPSMAATGVSLCLYYLAYNQDAMERVCMLPHSILSDVVGYTLWLLECSHASGCCHATMFFSISFSFRAVLELFDRQDGLRRLVNLISTLEILNPEDQGALLSDDEIFSSRQTTKHTCMALRRYFEAHLAIKVEQVKQSLQRTEGGAPIHSQPYYKAVSYSREQVVEMMEFLIEYGPLRLYWEPAEVFHKLSCVQLLLQLISTACDWRTYYGRSDTVRYALDILSILTVVPKTQLLLSEAVAVLDEGGSTVSTVGMSIVLAVAEGEVFVNDAEIQKSALQVVINCVCAPDKRMSSIGKFIAGTPRRRLPQQTKANESVLSKMWNVVQSNNGIKVLLSLLTVKMPITDADQIRALACKALVGLSRSSSVRQIISKLPLFSSGHIQQLMKEPVLQDKRSEHVKFSKFAAELIERISGKPLLIGTDVSLAWLQRASVVAQSRITFPEKELLLLIRNHLMAKGLHDTATTLTKEAELPMACLSHSSHSASAFPPVAPPPAASPVATLPRTPRLANGVVSRLTNHPSHSSTPGSSHSQTRPSISQPPGSCPAAFPSTSVHHCNNGSPLIGRIVFSRERQTGCGTVSCKKPRVLRQKSDHGAFSQTPAMKKQFDRHLPSPPALDSIITEYLREQHARCKNPVTTCPPFSLFTPHQCPEPKQRRQAPINFTSRHTRRVIYPKYGGVDGGCFDRHLIFSRFRPISVFREADEDESGFMCCAFSARERFLMLGTCTGQLKLYNVFTGQEEASYNCHNSAITHLEPSRDGSLLLTSASWSYPLSGLWGMKSVFIMKHSFLGDHYVEFSKLSQDRVIGTKEHVARIYDIQTGQVTLTLNNPDLANNYKRNCATFNPTDDLVLNDGVLWDVRTAQAIHKFDKFNMNISGVFHPNGLEVIINTEIWDLRTFHLLHTVPALDQCRIVFNNSGTVIYGAMLQADDEDEIMEMQMKSPFGSSFRTFNATDYKPIATIDVKRNIFDLCTDTKDCYLAVIENQDSVNTDTVCRLYEVGRQRLAEEEEEDEEDQEDDDQDEDDDDDEDSDDDVDTDPLIAELDNENGGEDEDDEEEEDGNDEFSPSDEEVAHLLEEDVDVADDDDEDDNDEDDSDDADLDGDNDSSDISDLEDDIILSLNE